The Megalops cyprinoides isolate fMegCyp1 chromosome 10, fMegCyp1.pri, whole genome shotgun sequence genome window below encodes:
- the LOC118785117 gene encoding brain and acute leukemia cytoplasmic protein-like, which produces MGCGGSKAAAIEPRYYESWTRETESTWLTNTDTETPQLQLGIIGNNTGSLDSAGAGMKENAASCTGKTEAGRQPQLCASSSLREKRMVNTGTQCGKQPLYATSSSNNQRRILHREEIKQEPKRMPSKDVGGNITKSIQPIGRGEMAPSCIQ; this is translated from the exons ATGGGCTGCGGTGGAAGCAAAGCTGCCGCGATTGAGCCCCGGTATTATGAGAGCTGGACCAGGGAGACCGAATCGACATGGCTCACGAACACCGACACCGAGACCCCCCAGTTACAGCTGGGCATCATCGGTAACAACACTGGGAGCCTTGACAGTGCTGGTGCTGGCATGAAGGAAAACGCGGCGTCATGCACAG GTAAGACCGAGGCAGGGAGGCAGCCGCAGCTATGCGCAAGCTCCTCTCTCAGGGAGAAGAGGATGGTGAACACGGGGACGCAGTGTGGGAAGCAGCCTCTCTACGCCACCTCCAGCTCCAACAACCAAAGGAGGATTCTGCACCGCGAGGAG ATTAAGCAGGAGCCCAAGAGGATGCCCTCAAAGGATGTGGGCGGGAACATCACCAAGAGCATCCAGCCAATCGGCAGGGGGGAAATGGCACCCAGCTGCATACAGTAG